The segment GTGCTGCCATGATTTCTGAGTCTTTTTACCTCTGAGTAAATTTCTTCGTCATCTGTAATAACCATACCTCCATCACCATAACATCCGAGATTCTTACTCGGGAAGAAACTGAAACACCCTGCATCTCCAAAGGTGCCGATTTTTCTACCTTTGTAGACTGCTCCGAATGCCTGGGCACAATCCTCTATAACCCTGAGCCCGTATTCCTCTGCTATCTTCACTATCTCATCCATCTCTGCTGGATGACCGAAGAGATGAACAGGGAGGATCGCCCTTGTCCTCTCTGTAATCTTTTCTCTTATTCTTTGTGAGTCTATATTGTATGTATTGGGGTCAATGTCAACAAAAACAGGGATAGCATCGAGATAGGAGATAGTCTCTGCCGTAGATGCAAAGGTAAATGGCGTAGTTATCACCTCATCACCTCTACCTATCCCACATGCCCTCAATGCCAGATGCAGGGCATCAGTCCCTGAAGCAACACCTACCGCAAACCTCACACCGTGATAATCAGCTATCTCCCATTCCAGTGCCTCTACATTTGGACCGAGGATGAATCGTGTGTCTTTTAATATATCATTTATGACAGCCTTAATCTCATCTTCTATTTGAAGATATTGCTGTCTGAGATCAACCAGTGGTATATTCATTGGGGGTTCCTTTTAGCAATTTCTGAGACTATCAGGGCAATCCTCAGCGCCTCTCTTCCATCAATACCTGATACAGCAGGTTTTGTTCTGTTACTCACCGACTGAATGAAGGCGGTGATTTCTTCCCTGAGGGGCTCTTTCTTGTTAACCTTTATTGTCTCCGTAATCTGATATGGTTTCCCACCATCACTTATGGTATTCCTCGAGATAGCAATCTCAAGGGTTTGATAGTTAAGTGATATACATGCATTTGATTGAAAGAACCGTATTTCCCTTACCTTTTCAGGTGATACCCTGCTCACGGTTATGTTTGCTATACATCCATTTTCAAAGACCAATCTCGCGTTGGCTAAATCTAACAGTGGTGTAAGCACAGATGAACCACAAGCTCTTACTTCTTTCACATTTGAGTTAACAAGGCTCAGGATGATATCTATATCATGAATCATAAGATCAACCGTGACATCTACATCTGTCCCTCTCTCCACAAATGGTGCAAGTCTTTGAGAGTCAACGAAAAAGGGTGCATCAATTATATCAGATAATACACTGACAGCTGGGTTAAAACGCTCAGAATGCCCAACCTGAAGAATAACTCCCTTTTTCTCAGCCCTCATAATAAGGTCATCTGCTTCATTAAGCATAGTTGTAATTGGCTTTTCTATAAGGATGTCTATACCTTCATCAATAAACTCAGAGGCCACGGCGTGGTGAAGAGATGTAGGCACAGCAATGCTTACAGCATCTACTTTATCCATTATCCCGTGATAATCCTTAAATGCTGAAACACCATATTTCTCCGCTATGTCTTCTGCCCTCCTAAAATCTATGTCTGCAACACCTACGAAGTGTACATCAGGATACCCCAAAAAATCTTGCGATTTTTTTGGGGCCCCAGAACTGAGTTCCGAGTATATACGGGCATGATGCTGTCCCAGATACCCAACACCAATCACACCAACCCTGATCTTTACCTTCGGGCTTTCGCCGTCAAGGGCGAAGCCTCTATTGCTCAAAGTTCACTCCTACGATTGAAATCCCTGAATTATCTGCTGTTCTGAGAACCTTCTCCTTATCAATTATTATTGTCTTATAAGCCTCCACAGCTAAAACCCCTGCCTTGACTTCATTCATCACCTCAATAGTCCTCACTCCGACAGCAGGGACATCGAACCTCATATCCTGTTGTGGTTTACTTAATTTAATAACAACAGCACCTCCACCACTTAGTCTCCCACCTCGCCGTATTGCCTCATCTGTACCCTCGATCGCTTCAACAGCCATAACCGCTCTATCCTTTATTATTATAGTCTGACCAATATCAAGCCTGCCAATCTCCCTCGCTATTCCCCAGCCAAACTCTATATCTTCAAGTGATTTTTTTGACGGTTTCTTTGATGTAAGAACTCCTTCCTCGGAGAGCATATTAGGGATAAAGTCTGTAATCTTTTTTACCGTAATTCCTTCTTTTTCTATTTCCTCTGCAATCGCCGAGAGTATAGAATCATCTTTCCTATCTCTGAGTCCTCCAACAAGTGCAAGCGCCCTGAGATCGAGCCCCAGGCTGAGAATACCTGCTCCATTATACATTATCGTCTTTGAAATCTTTCCAGTCATAACTACATCTCTGACGCCTTCTTTCTTGAGCAGATTCAACATCCTTGTTAACTCGCCTATCCTGAACCAGTATGTGTTATTTGCAGATTCTTCAAATTCGGAATCGGTCAGATCTTTTACAGCAATACCGATAACCTCATAGCCATCGTCTGTGAGTATATCACCGAGGATGGATGGCAACCTCCCATTACCTGCAATAATCCCTATCTTCTTTCTGCCTTTCACTTCTCACTTCTCACTTCTTACTTCTTACTGTCCTTATCTGCATACCCCTCGCTGTGAGGATTCGATAAACTCGAGAAAATAGTTGACTTCGTAAGAATCAGAGAATTCCTCTCTTGCCTCCTTGAGGGCTGTCTTCAGTGGTAGTTTTGACTGGAATACAGTGCGATATACATGTTTTAGTTGTTTTATAGTATCTTCAGAAAAACCGTGTCTTTTCAAACCAATCACATTTAACCCGTAAAGCTTTGCCCTGTTTCCCACCGCAACAACATAAGGAGGCACATCCTGAGCAACACCTGAGCACCCTCCAATCATCGAGTAGGAACCGATACTGCTGAATTGGTGTACCGCAGTAACTCCACCAATAACAACACCATCCCCTACTTTAACATGTCCTCCCAATGTAGCTGCATTGGCGAAGATCGTATGATTTCCAAGCTGACAGTCATGTGCGATATGCACATATGCCATAAGATAGTTGTCATCCCCTATAACAGTCAAACCGCTACCTCCTACAGAAGCCCTGTGAATGGTTACAAACTCCCTGATGACATTTCTATCACCTATCTTTACCCCTGTCTTTTCACCTTTATATTTCACATCCTGAGGAGGTGTCCCTATGCAGGCAAACGGAAATATCTGACAATACTCCCCTATCTCTACATTCTGATCTATAACAACATGAGCACCTATAATAGTCCCCCTCCCTATCTTCACATCCTTACCTATAATTGTATATGGTCCAACTACAACATCATCTACTATCTCTGCGTCTGGATCTATTATTGCTGTTTGATGAATCATACCCCTCACGATCCTTTATCAACTACCATCGCTGTAAACTCAGCCTCAGAGACAAGGTTTTCATTAACAAACGCATTTCCTTTAAACTTCCATACATTCCCACGCTGCTGGATTATCTCTACCTCAAACCTGAGCTGATCACCAGGAACAACAGGCTTTCTGAACTTAGCCCGTTCAATGCTCATAAAATATACATGGCGGGGCTTATCCATGTTTGCCTGTCCTTCATTTTTATACGATTTAAATACGAGGATACCACCGATCTGTGCCATTGCCTCTATAATCAGGACACCTGGCATCACTGGACGCCCAGGAAAGTGCCCTTGAAAAAAGGACTCATTGAAAGTAATATTTTTTATCCCCACAATCCTTTTATTCGGATCGATCTCATTTACCCTGTCAATGAGTAAGAACGGGTAACGGTGAGGAAGTATCTTCTGAATATCCTCTATCTCCACATCAATCTCCTCCCTTATCAGAGCTCTCCTCCAGTTTCTTTATCCGCTCTTCCAATTCTTTCAATTTTTTCCTCAGCTCCGGAAGTCTTGTAAAGATGGTACTTGCCTTTAGCCAGTCTTTATGTGATATCGCAGGGCTACCAGATACAATCTCACCTGGCTCAACATCCTTTGCAACCCCAGACTGCGCACCAACAACCGCTCTACTCCCTATCTTTACATGATCAACGACACCTACCTGACCTGCCAGTGTCACATGGTCTCCAAGCTCAGTACTTCCTGATATACCTACCTGTGCTATAATGATAGAGTCCTCACCGATTATAACATTATGGGCTACCTGGACGAGATTATCTATCTTTGTCCCTCTTTTTATCACAGTATTTCCAAGTGTTCCTCTATCAACAGTAACACATGCACCTATCTCTACATCATCTTCTATTACCACCCCACCAATCTGTGGTATCTTGTAATGCCTTCCATTTTCTGTTACATATCCAAACCCATCACTGCCGATAACAGAACCACTGTGAATTATCACACCACTGCCTATTATGACACCTTCTCTTATCGATACATTCGGGTAAATAATGGTGTCATCTCCAATCCTTGAGTTATTTCCTACATATACTCCTGGATAGAGTATTACACCATTTCCTATCTCTGCCCCATTACAAATGATAACAAAAGGGTGTATGGATACATCTCTCCCTATTATAGCACTTTTACTAATCATGGCTTTATCACTTATCCCTGTAGGTATGTATGGAGGGGTACTGAAAAGTTCAAGAATCTGTGCAAATGCATAATGTGGATTTTTTACGAGCAGAACAGATATGGAATGCCCTTTTTCTCTGAACGATTCTACGACCTTCTGTGGGTCTTCAATCTCTCTTGAAATTATTACAGCAGTAGGATTACTTCTATAAAGTTCAGAAAGGTATCGTGGACTCGATACAAAGGTTATACTTCCATGAGAGGCATCTTTAACGCTTGAGACCCTGTTGATTTCAATCTCAGCGTCACCGATAACCTCTCCTCCGATGATCTCTGCTAAATCTTTTAATCTCCTCGCTGCACTCTCCACCTTAATATCCTACCACCAATGCTTCGCGATCTTCGATTCCTCATTTCTTTTTTGTCTCGTTAATTATCTTTATTACTCTATCTGTAAGGTTAACCGATGGAGAACCATACAGTATTATGCCCTCGGCGTGTTCAAAGATCATAGTGTATCCCTCATCCTTACCAATCCTATTTACCACCGTTCTGAGTTCTCTGAGGATCTCTGAAGTCAACTCCATCTCTTTTTTCTGCACCTCCTCCTGTGAATCCCTGAGTAACCTCTGATAATCCCTCATTTCTCTTTCTAATGTATCTTCTTTCTTCTTTTTCGCCTCTGCTGAGAGAACTGCCTTCTGTCTGTCAATCTCTGTCTTCAATCGATCTATCTCTTTTTCCTTCTCATTTATCCCTTTCTGTTTCGAGGCAATAATATCTTCCATCTGTTTTTTTGCATTTTTCCCTGCCTCTGATTCGTTCAATGCCCTCTGAAGGTTTATATAACCTATTTTAATGGTCTCCGCTGTCAATACTGGTGTATTGACCAGTAACACCACCACTACAAATAATAGAACAATCACTAATCTTCTCACCATTTACCCCCTGTAGAATATCTCAGGATTAAAGGATTAAAGGGCTAAGGGGTAAGCAACTTATACCTTAATCCTTACCCCTTACTCCTTACTCCTGTAGTTTAGAAGAATGTTCCGAAACTAAATTCAATTTTGCTTCCAGATTCTCCTGCTTTTCTGTCTAACTTTCTACCCCACTCAAGGCGTATAGGACCGATAGGGGATATCCAGCGTATACCTGCACCTGCAGATCTCCTCAATTTTGATAGTTTTGTCATCGATTCTCCCTCTCCGAAACCATATCCTTGATCATGGAATATAACACCTTTGAATTTTATAGCCTTTACTATCGGGAAGATATATTCAAAATTGAAGATAAGTTCCTTTACGCCTCCGATCTTTTCTCCTGCGGCATCTTTCGCACTCGCCTCACCCCAGCCGAATCCCCTGACTGTGCCCAATCCACCTACATAAAACCTCTCATAGAGAGGAAGTTTTTTATTCCTCAATCCATCCGCATATCCAACAATTCCTCTCGCAAGGAATGTTGTATCAAGCGGAAGAGGGAAATACCACCCAGTTTCACCTATAGTCTTATAGAAATAGTTGTCTCCACCCAGTCCTGCATACATAATATAAATACTGTTGCGTGAACCCCTCGTTGGATCAATATAGTTATCCCTGCTATCCCTCACAAGGTCCCAGCCGATTGAACTCGTTGTTTTTTTACCTTCCTGCTCTCTAATTGTACTCGATGCACCAGCCGCTATATCAAATATTTCAGCCTTCTCATAATTGTATGTAATACTGCTACTTACATATTCAGTAAAACTCTTACCGAGTGAAAGCTCAAGACCACTCGCCTTTCTTTTATAGTCTATAAACTGTCTTTCCTGTTTGTATAAACTTGTGCCTGCAGAGATTGGTTTGTCCATAAGCCATGGTTCACGGAAACTGAGGACATAGTTTTTTCTCCGTTTACCAAATTCACCCCTGAATCTTAACTTCTGTCCTGTACCCTCAACATTTGCCTGTGCTACCTCTGCTGTGGCAATAAAACGGTCAATATTACTGTATCCACCACCAACACTCACAGACCCTGTTGGCCTCTCCTTAACATTTATATGGATATCCATTACATCTTCAGCTGGTTTTGCCTCAGGGATCATATCTACCGATTCAAAATAATTGAGGTTATTTATCCTATCGTAGCTACGTCTCATAAGTTTTGTGTTGAAAAGATCGCCCTCATCAAGCCTCATCTCCCTTCTTATGACTTTATCCCTTGTGGTTGTGTTCCCTGAGATGGTAATCCTTCCAACCTTTACAGGGCTCCCTTCTTTTATATCGAGCGTTATGTTCATCGTCTTTGTCTCTTTATCCGTAGTAATCAATGGGGTAATATCAACAAGGGCATGACCCTTTTCTGAGTATGCATCTGTGAGAGAGGAAATATCTCCCTGCATTGTCTCACGGCTGAATGGCTTACCTTCTTTTATCTTTATAAGCTTCCTGATCTCCTGAGTGGTGAGAACCTTATTCCCCTGCATCTTTATCTCTTTTACCCTGAACTGTTCACCTTCATCTATCTTTATTGTTATATACATCTCTCTGCCATCTTTGCTCAGGGTTATTCTTGGCTCTTCTACCGCAACCTGGATGTAACCCTTATTATAATATACTGATTTAATCCTCTCGATATCTGCTGCCATCTCATCTTTCTTATATATACCTGATGAATCAATCCATGAAAAGAGCCAGCGTTTCCTGGTCTTCATAGCCTTTTTAATTTCTTTTTCTTTAATAGCCTTATTCCCTTCGATAATAATGTCTTTTATCTTAACCTTAGGACCCTCCTCTATCAGGTATGTGAGGGTTACTTCCTCTCTGGAGATACTCTTTACAACAGGTGTAATCTTTGCATGGTAGTAACCTTCTTCCTGATAAAGTGCAGCAATTCTGTCTGTGTTGTTGGCTATAAGGGATTGATTTAATACTTCCCCTGGCTTAATAGTTATCTTTCCCACGAGGGTTTCGGTATCAATCTTCTTATTACCTTCTAATCGAACACTGGTTATGGTTGGTTTTTCTATTACTTTGAATATGAGCTTGATCCCACCCTCAAAACCCTCAGTCTCTACAGTAATATCATCAAAGTATCCTATCTCATATATTGCCTTAACATCATCAGCAATCCTCTCTACAGAAAATGTATCACCAACCTTTGTCTTTATCTTTGATTTTATAGTTGCTTTCTCGATCTTCCTGTTTCCCTGGACATCTATCATCTTAACCTTTATGGCGTCTTTCTGTGCCATGGCTATAGAACTATATAAAAAAAGCGGTATAAAAAAGATTATTACATGTTTCATTTCGGCGTAGTATAACATCCACTATCACGACTGTAAAGAAAAAACAAATCTCTATCTAACTCTCTCCTAAATATGCCTTCCTTATCCTGTTATCCCTGAGGAGATCAGAGGCATTACCCTCCATAACTATCTTACCTGTCTCTATTACATATCCCCTTTGAGCGAGCTTCAACGCTGCATTTGCATTCTGTTCAACGAGAAGTATTGTAACACCCTCTCTGTTTATATCTTTGATTATCCTGAATATCTTATTCACTATAATTGGCGCCAGTCCCAGAGAAGGTTCATCCATAAGAAGCATCTTTGGTTTAGACATTAAAGCCCTTCCAATAGAAAGCACCTGTTGTTCACCACCACTCAGAGTTCCACCTAACTGTCTCTGTCTCTCTTTGAGAACAGGGAAAAGATCAAATACCCATTTCATTGTCTCTTCGATAAGGTTTTCCTGTCCCTTCCAGATAAAAGCACCCATTTCAAGATTCTCCCTGACAGTAAGCCTCGAGAAAATGCGTCTTCCTTCAGGGACATGAGATATACCAAGCTCTACGACCCTGTGTGGTGGTAAATAATGGATTTGTTTATCCATAAAAGATATAGTCCCATTCTGAGGTTTGATGACTCCGGATATAGTCATAAGGGTAGTAGTCTTACCTGCACCATTGCTACCTATGAGGCAGACGATCTCCCCTTCATTGACCTTTATATCTATACCTTTCAACGCCTCAATAGGACCATAGAATGTATGAATGCCTTCTACTGTTAGCATACACTTGAGGCTGTTGCCGAACCCTTTGAGCGAAATTAGAGGATTTTTGGTAACAAATCCTGGCGAAGTGGAAGATAAGCAATTTCAACTGTTTGAGCCCGAAGGGCGAGTTTTGAAATTGCCTGTAACGAGCCATTGGATTTGTCAAAAATTCTCTTTAAAAAGCGAAAGGGATGTTCGGCAACAAGCTCCTTTCTCAGTGCACCTCTTTTCCCAGATAAGCTTCTATTACCTTTGGATCCTTCTGTATCTCCAGAGGAAGCCCTTCTGCTATCTTTGACCCATGGTCAAGAACCATAACACTGTCCGATATACCCATAACCACTTTCATGTCATGTTCAATCAGTATAACGGTAATCCCTCTATCCCTTATGGTCTGGATCAAACCCATTAAATCAGCAGTCTCCTGTGGATTCATTCCTGCAGCAGGCTCATCAAGTAGCAGAAGTCTTGGGTTCATTGCAAGCGCCCTTGCTATCTCCAGACGCCTCTGTAAACCATATGGAAGGTTTCTTGCCCATGTATTAGCATAAGGCAGTATACCAACAAAATTGAGTATCTCAAGTGACCTGTCAAGAAGATTTTTCTCCTCTTCCTTGAATATCGCTGTTCGAAGGAAGGCTCCAAGGGCTCGTGTAGGAAGAAGTCTATGCCCTCCAACCATCACATTCTCAAGGGTTGTCATCTCACCGAAAAGCCTTATATTCTGGAATGTTCTTGCTATACCCTTTTTTGCGATTTGATGTGTTCTTAGTCTAACAATATTTTCGCCATTGAATGTAACCCATCCCTTTGTAGGTGAAATAATCCCGGTAAGGCAATTAAAGAGTGTTGTCTTGCCAGCACCATTTGGTCCAATAATGCTCAGTATCATTCCATCTTTCACCTTGAAATCTACATCCTCAAGTGCCCTGAGACCACCAAAGACCTTTGTGAGGTCTTTTACCTCAAGTAAAAACATTTAAGACTCCCCCGCTTCTTTCATCTCGATCATCTTCTTAGTGGTGTCCCCAAAAAGTCCAAAGAAGACTTTTTGGGGTGCCCCTTTCCACCAAATAAACCCTGCGGTCTGAAGACCATAAATAATATCAGGACAGCGCCGACTGCAAGCATTCTATAAGATTCAATACCCCTGAATACCTCAGGGAGTAAAACCAAAATGATGGCTCCTGCTATAGAGCCAGGTATACTCCCTAAGCCTCCTAAAATAACCATGCAGAGGATGATTATTGATTCAAAGAATGTAAAACTCTCAGGCGAGACAAATCTCATCTTTGATGCAAAAAAGACCCCAGCTAAACCTGCCCACAATGCTCCAAAAGCAAAGGCAAGGAGCTTCATTCTGAATGTATTGATACCCATACATTCCGCTGCTATTTCGTCTTCTCTTATAGACACCCATGCCCGTCCAATCCTGGAGTTATTTATACGATAGACAGCCACGACGGTGAACATGACAAAGAACAACATCAGATAATAAAGATGAACTGGTTGATCGAACCTCAAAGAGCCGATAACAGGGGGGGCAATATTCGGTATTCCATTTGGACCACCTGTAACACTATCCCAGTTATTCAGTATAAGATGCACTATCTCACCGAATCCGAGTGTAACTATAGCAAGATAATCTCCTCTTAGACGAAGTGCAGGAAAACCAAGCAAAACACCTGAAATAGCTGATATAGCCATACCTGCTGGCAGTGCTGACCAGAAGGGAATATTCAAATAAGTTGAAAGGATGGCATAGGTATAGGCACCAACAGCATAAAAAGCAACAAAACCAAGATTTAAAAGTCCAGCAAGCCCTACCACAACATTTAAACCTATCGCTAATATTACATAAATGCCTGCAAGTGTTACGATATCGAGCCAGTAATTATTTGCAACAAGTGGAAAAGCAATTAGTAGGACTGCCATCACAGTTATGTAAACCCTTCTATCCTTTGACTCAAGAAATCCTCCTATTACCTGTATCCTGTGAGATAAATTAAATATGCCCGACTCTGATATTCTCCTGATGGGCATCCAGAGCATCCACCCAATGAGTATAGCAAGAGCGAGATAAAGCCCCTTCAATCCCATAAATGGGATTGCTATAAACCCAAACCAGAGTGCAGCTATCAAGATCGTCTTCATGCGAGATTCACCTAATTTTGTATTGACTGCAAAACTGTATCACCGCAGCACTTTCTTTTATGCCTTCTCCACCACCTGCCTGCCAAGTAGCCCTGCTGGTCTTAAAAGGAGTATTATTATCAATAACCCGAAGGCAAATGCATCCTTATACTCACTTGAGATGTAACTGGCACAGAGGCTTTCTACCAATCCAAGTATAACCCCGCCCAGCATTGCTCCAGGTATACTCCCTATCCCACCGAGTACTGCAGCAGTGAATGCCTTGATCCCTGCTACATAACCAATAAAGTAGTTCACAAGTCCATAATACATAGCCACCATAACACCTGCTGCGGCGGCAAGTGCAGAGCCTATTATAAAGGTTATAGAGATAACTGTATCTATGTTTATACCCACCAATGATGCCATCCTTTTATCGAGGGCGGTAGCCCTCATAGCCTTTCCAATCCTTGTTCTGGTTACAAAAAGATGAAGACAGAACATAAGTAATACAGATACAGCAATTATAAACACCTGAAGATATGTTACTCGTGCATTGAATATATTGAACCCCTCGATGGAGAAAACCCCTGGAAAGACCTTATCTGTTGCGCCCTGAGTAAGCATAACAAAATTCTGGAGAAATATAGAGACACCGATAGCACTGATAAGTGGTGAAAGTCTTGGTGCGTTTCTTAATGGTTTATAGGCAACCTTCTCCATGGTAAACCCATATGAGGAGACAAAAAACATTGAGACAACCATTGCAATCAGAATAGATATGAAAGGATTATCTATGGTGAACCCGATCGCGGTAAGATAACCGATAACAATAATACTGATATATGCACCTATCATGTATATCTCACCATGTGCGAAGTTTATAAGTTCGAGGATACCATAAACCATGGTGTAGCCGAGGGCGATAAGTGCATATACAGCACCAAGTGTAAGTCCGTTAATAATTTGCTGGAGAAGCATTAGTTATTTATATTCTACAAATTTCCCATCTTTTGTTATCCAGACAACATAAGGCGATACTGTCACATCACCCTTTTTGTCAAATTTGATGGTTCCGAGTGCCCCCTTGAATTCGAGGGTGTGGAGTTTCTCTGAGACCTTATTCCCATCAGTTGTACCTGCCTCTTTTATTGCTGTTAATAGTATATTGGTAGCATCATAGGCATAGATTGAGTATGGACCATGGGGACCGTAAAGTCTGTTGTAGTTTTCAAGAAACCTTTTTGCGGTGGGAATATTCATCGGGTCGGGACTGAAGGTAAGGTATGTGCCTTCAGCAGATGGTCCTGCTATCTCAATAAACTTTGGGTCGATAACGCCATCTCCGCTCATGAATGGAGACTTAAGAGCAAGCTCCCTTGCCTGTTTAACAAGAAGCCCTGCCTCAGGATATATACCTCCGAAATAGATGAGTTGTGGCTCTTTTCTCTTAACAGCAGTAAGAACAGCCTTAAAATCCTTATCACCCTGAATTATGCCACCATAATAGAGAACCTCTACCTTGTCTCCGAGTGACTGCTTGAATTCAGCAGCAAGCCCCTGTCCGTAAGTGGTCTTATCG is part of the Nitrospirota bacterium genome and harbors:
- a CDS encoding DegT/DnrJ/EryC1/StrS family aminotransferase; this translates as MNIPLVDLRQQYLQIEDEIKAVINDILKDTRFILGPNVEALEWEIADYHGVRFAVGVASGTDALHLALRACGIGRGDEVITTPFTFASTAETISYLDAIPVFVDIDPNTYNIDSQRIREKITERTRAILPVHLFGHPAEMDEIVKIAEEYGLRVIEDCAQAFGAVYKGRKIGTFGDAGCFSFFPSKNLGCYGDGGMVITDDEEIYSEVKRLRNHGSTKKYHHSVIGFNSRLDEIQAGILRVKLKRVDEYNRLRRKNASIYSDYLEGLPITVPAEMEGCYHVYNHYTIRTQSESQESKVKNKNLRDILSESLSRESIASAIYYPLSLHLQEAFRFLGYKNGDLLESERASTEVISLPMFPELTEEQIETVCNCIREALPLTTIGGKKN
- a CDS encoding Gfo/Idh/MocA family oxidoreductase; translated protein: MSNRGFALDGESPKVKIRVGVIGVGYLGQHHARIYSELSSGAPKKSQDFLGYPDVHFVGVADIDFRRAEDIAEKYGVSAFKDYHGIMDKVDAVSIAVPTSLHHAVASEFIDEGIDILIEKPITTMLNEADDLIMRAEKKGVILQVGHSERFNPAVSVLSDIIDAPFFVDSQRLAPFVERGTDVDVTVDLMIHDIDIILSLVNSNVKEVRACGSSVLTPLLDLANARLVFENGCIANITVSRVSPEKVREIRFFQSNACISLNYQTLEIAISRNTISDGGKPYQITETIKVNKKEPLREEITAFIQSVSNRTKPAVSGIDGREALRIALIVSEIAKRNPQ
- the lpxI gene encoding UDP-2,3-diacylglucosamine diphosphatase LpxI (LpxI, functionally equivalent to LpxH, replaces it in LPS biosynthesis in a minority of bacteria.) encodes the protein MKGRKKIGIIAGNGRLPSILGDILTDDGYEVIGIAVKDLTDSEFEESANNTYWFRIGELTRMLNLLKKEGVRDVVMTGKISKTIMYNGAGILSLGLDLRALALVGGLRDRKDDSILSAIAEEIEKEGITVKKITDFIPNMLSEEGVLTSKKPSKKSLEDIEFGWGIAREIGRLDIGQTIIIKDRAVMAVEAIEGTDEAIRRGGRLSGGGAVVIKLSKPQQDMRFDVPAVGVRTIEVMNEVKAGVLAVEAYKTIIIDKEKVLRTADNSGISIVGVNFEQ
- the lpxA gene encoding acyl-ACP--UDP-N-acetylglucosamine O-acyltransferase produces the protein MIHQTAIIDPDAEIVDDVVVGPYTIIGKDVKIGRGTIIGAHVVIDQNVEIGEYCQIFPFACIGTPPQDVKYKGEKTGVKIGDRNVIREFVTIHRASVGGSGLTVIGDDNYLMAYVHIAHDCQLGNHTIFANAATLGGHVKVGDGVVIGGVTAVHQFSSIGSYSMIGGCSGVAQDVPPYVVAVGNRAKLYGLNVIGLKRHGFSEDTIKQLKHVYRTVFQSKLPLKTALKEAREEFSDSYEVNYFLEFIESSQRGVCR
- the fabZ gene encoding 3-hydroxyacyl-ACP dehydratase FabZ, with amino-acid sequence MEIEDIQKILPHRYPFLLIDRVNEIDPNKRIVGIKNITFNESFFQGHFPGRPVMPGVLIIEAMAQIGGILVFKSYKNEGQANMDKPRHVYFMSIERAKFRKPVVPGDQLRFEVEIIQQRGNVWKFKGNAFVNENLVSEAEFTAMVVDKGS
- the lpxD gene encoding UDP-3-O-(3-hydroxymyristoyl)glucosamine N-acyltransferase encodes the protein MESAARRLKDLAEIIGGEVIGDAEIEINRVSSVKDASHGSITFVSSPRYLSELYRSNPTAVIISREIEDPQKVVESFREKGHSISVLLVKNPHYAFAQILELFSTPPYIPTGISDKAMISKSAIIGRDVSIHPFVIICNGAEIGNGVILYPGVYVGNNSRIGDDTIIYPNVSIREGVIIGSGVIIHSGSVIGSDGFGYVTENGRHYKIPQIGGVVIEDDVEIGACVTVDRGTLGNTVIKRGTKIDNLVQVAHNVIIGEDSIIIAQVGISGSTELGDHVTLAGQVGVVDHVKIGSRAVVGAQSGVAKDVEPGEIVSGSPAISHKDWLKASTIFTRLPELRKKLKELEERIKKLEESSDKGGD
- a CDS encoding OmpH family outer membrane protein; its protein translation is MVRRLVIVLLFVVVVLLVNTPVLTAETIKIGYINLQRALNESEAGKNAKKQMEDIIASKQKGINEKEKEIDRLKTEIDRQKAVLSAEAKKKKEDTLEREMRDYQRLLRDSQEEVQKKEMELTSEILRELRTVVNRIGKDEGYTMIFEHAEGIILYGSPSVNLTDRVIKIINETKKK
- the bamA gene encoding outer membrane protein assembly factor BamA yields the protein MLYYAEMKHVIIFFIPLFLYSSIAMAQKDAIKVKMIDVQGNRKIEKATIKSKIKTKVGDTFSVERIADDVKAIYEIGYFDDITVETEGFEGGIKLIFKVIEKPTITSVRLEGNKKIDTETLVGKITIKPGEVLNQSLIANNTDRIAALYQEEGYYHAKITPVVKSISREEVTLTYLIEEGPKVKIKDIIIEGNKAIKEKEIKKAMKTRKRWLFSWIDSSGIYKKDEMAADIERIKSVYYNKGYIQVAVEEPRITLSKDGREMYITIKIDEGEQFRVKEIKMQGNKVLTTQEIRKLIKIKEGKPFSRETMQGDISSLTDAYSEKGHALVDITPLITTDKETKTMNITLDIKEGSPVKVGRITISGNTTTRDKVIRREMRLDEGDLFNTKLMRRSYDRINNLNYFESVDMIPEAKPAEDVMDIHINVKERPTGSVSVGGGYSNIDRFIATAEVAQANVEGTGQKLRFRGEFGKRRKNYVLSFREPWLMDKPISAGTSLYKQERQFIDYKRKASGLELSLGKSFTEYVSSSITYNYEKAEIFDIAAGASSTIREQEGKKTTSSIGWDLVRDSRDNYIDPTRGSRNSIYIMYAGLGGDNYFYKTIGETGWYFPLPLDTTFLARGIVGYADGLRNKKLPLYERFYVGGLGTVRGFGWGEASAKDAAGEKIGGVKELIFNFEYIFPIVKAIKFKGVIFHDQGYGFGEGESMTKLSKLRRSAGAGIRWISPIGPIRLEWGRKLDRKAGESGSKIEFSFGTFF
- a CDS encoding ABC transporter ATP-binding protein, producing MLTVEGIHTFYGPIEALKGIDIKVNEGEIVCLIGSNGAGKTTTLMTISGVIKPQNGTISFMDKQIHYLPPHRVVELGISHVPEGRRIFSRLTVRENLEMGAFIWKGQENLIEETMKWVFDLFPVLKERQRQLGGTLSGGEQQVLSIGRALMSKPKMLLMDEPSLGLAPIIVNKIFRIIKDINREGVTILLVEQNANAALKLAQRGYVIETGKIVMEGNASDLLRDNRIRKAYLGES